A single window of Granulicella mallensis MP5ACTX8 DNA harbors:
- the tssK gene encoding type VI secretion system baseplate subunit TssK, which yields MSKMLPVVWTKGVFLSPQHLQAQDRFFQDLLSFRVDSLTFRSWGFMELAIDGGSVAGGSLEITFCSGLFPDHLAFDTNHGSPLPRARSLEECFPEGRQRCAFFLAIPQHREGGLNIGSERGGLSTRFFSELQLLRDETGQTASERPVALARNNLAILAEGETMEGSVLLPLALVERTEAGLYQLSSTFVPPLLDVHASSYLLGILRGLVELLVARSSQLAGVRRQRNESLADFSASDIANFWLLYTLNTELPGLRHLLGATRVHPETLFTAMLRLAGSLTTFSTTVEARDLPRYDHENLGACFSVLDALLRELLDTVVPSNFIALPLKLVHPTVYAAVIDKDEYLRSARFYLAVSSTIRRGELISRFPMLSKVGSGTQIEDLIRQALPGLRLVHVPVPPRAIPVRLDYQYFSIEASGLMWESVTRARNIAVYAPGELGDPQMELIILPQ from the coding sequence ATGTCTAAAATGCTTCCTGTTGTGTGGACAAAGGGCGTATTTCTATCTCCACAGCACCTTCAGGCACAAGATCGGTTTTTCCAGGACCTGCTGAGTTTTCGCGTCGACTCGCTCACATTCCGCAGTTGGGGTTTCATGGAGCTTGCCATCGACGGTGGCAGCGTAGCAGGTGGCAGCCTCGAGATTACCTTCTGCAGTGGTCTCTTCCCCGACCATCTCGCCTTCGACACAAATCACGGCAGTCCTTTGCCACGCGCCCGTTCTCTCGAAGAGTGTTTTCCAGAAGGCCGGCAGCGGTGCGCCTTCTTTCTGGCCATTCCGCAACATCGCGAAGGCGGTCTGAACATTGGATCGGAACGCGGAGGGCTGAGCACTCGCTTCTTTTCTGAGTTGCAACTGCTTCGTGACGAGACCGGACAGACGGCCAGCGAACGTCCCGTGGCGCTGGCTCGCAACAACCTCGCCATCCTTGCTGAAGGCGAGACGATGGAAGGCTCGGTACTTCTGCCGCTCGCGCTTGTAGAGCGGACGGAAGCGGGTCTCTATCAACTGAGCTCTACGTTCGTTCCGCCTCTGCTCGATGTCCACGCCAGCAGCTATCTGCTCGGCATTCTGCGCGGCCTGGTGGAGTTACTCGTCGCACGCAGCAGCCAACTTGCAGGGGTGCGCCGGCAACGCAATGAAAGTCTTGCCGACTTTAGCGCATCGGATATCGCAAACTTTTGGCTTTTGTACACCCTCAACACGGAGTTGCCTGGCCTGCGGCATCTGTTGGGCGCAACCAGGGTGCATCCTGAGACGCTGTTTACAGCGATGCTGCGACTCGCCGGATCTCTTACGACCTTTTCAACCACAGTAGAAGCACGCGATCTCCCGCGCTACGATCATGAGAATCTCGGAGCTTGCTTCTCGGTGCTCGATGCCTTGCTGCGTGAGTTGCTCGACACGGTTGTTCCCAGCAACTTCATCGCACTGCCACTGAAGCTGGTGCATCCAACGGTGTACGCGGCCGTGATCGACAAGGATGAATATCTTCGTTCTGCGCGGTTCTATCTCGCCGTATCTTCCACAATAAGGCGGGGAGAACTGATCTCACGCTTCCCTATGCTCTCAAAGGTAGGCTCAGGCACCCAGATTGAGGACCTGATTCGGCAGGCGCTTCCTGGTCTTCGGCTCGTCCATGTGCCTGTTCCACCCCGCGCCATTCCTGTACGCCTCGATTACCAGTATTTCTCCATCGAAGCGAGCGGACTGATGTGGGAATCGGTTACACGTGCACGCAACATTGCCGTGTATGCTCCAGGCGAACTTGGCGATCCCCAGATGGAGTTGATCATACTGCCGCAGTAA
- the tssK gene encoding type VI secretion system baseplate subunit TssK: MKSLSRVVWTEGMYMSPQHFQAQSRFYEDTVDFVTRSLWSEPWGLLHARLDEDALGNGRIVLLEAAGVFEDGLAFETRGKTPAAAPRSAEELLLPTDAAVLLHLAVPGTHASGQVYSVLDSSKEGHDQNSFRFRTIARVLRDNTNGIDEREVSLGEGNLSLLTEREVTPEMSTIPLARLMRDGRGGLLYDPEYIAPTLRMSASPALMLLGKRLLEILAEKMGPLSRAMRPRGRFEAGTAPLDVATYWFLHALSTSAPVLRHLCATRHAHPEQFYLELARLAGALSTFATETSLDELPDYDHRNPGHAFRALDAHIRKHLEMIMPTNTITLTFTPAAPYIQEADVLDERCLRRARWILGIRANLGEADLIDGVPRLIKVCSARFVPELVRRALPGLTLLHLPVPPSAIRAEADKQYFAIDLSGPCWEHILQSKRVGVYIPGEIAEADFDLTVVVEPNV; encoded by the coding sequence ATGAAGTCTCTTAGCAGAGTGGTCTGGACCGAGGGCATGTATATGAGCCCCCAACATTTCCAGGCACAGAGCCGATTTTATGAAGACACCGTTGATTTCGTCACACGGAGTCTATGGTCTGAGCCGTGGGGCCTGCTCCACGCACGCCTTGATGAAGATGCCCTGGGGAACGGGCGAATCGTGTTGCTTGAGGCAGCAGGCGTATTTGAAGACGGCCTTGCGTTTGAAACCCGCGGAAAAACTCCTGCAGCAGCACCACGCAGCGCTGAAGAACTCTTACTTCCGACAGACGCCGCTGTACTCCTGCATCTGGCAGTACCGGGCACGCATGCTTCTGGCCAGGTCTACAGCGTGCTCGATTCGTCGAAAGAAGGGCACGATCAGAACTCCTTCCGATTCCGTACGATAGCGCGCGTTTTGCGCGATAACACGAATGGAATCGATGAACGTGAAGTTTCGCTCGGAGAAGGAAACCTCTCATTGCTTACGGAACGGGAAGTGACTCCGGAGATGTCGACCATCCCGCTTGCGCGCTTGATGCGTGATGGCCGGGGTGGTTTGCTGTATGACCCTGAATACATCGCTCCTACACTGCGCATGTCTGCCAGTCCCGCGCTGATGTTGCTGGGCAAGCGTCTGCTCGAAATTCTTGCCGAAAAAATGGGGCCGCTCTCACGCGCCATGCGCCCGCGCGGGAGGTTTGAAGCCGGCACCGCCCCGCTCGACGTAGCGACTTACTGGTTTCTCCATGCACTGTCCACCTCTGCGCCTGTATTGCGGCATCTATGCGCTACACGCCATGCGCACCCCGAGCAGTTTTATCTGGAACTCGCGCGACTGGCAGGCGCACTCTCAACGTTTGCTACGGAAACTTCACTCGATGAGCTGCCTGATTACGACCACCGCAACCCAGGACATGCGTTTCGGGCACTCGATGCACACATTCGCAAGCATCTTGAGATGATCATGCCGACCAACACGATCACACTCACCTTCACACCGGCTGCTCCTTACATTCAGGAAGCTGATGTTCTGGACGAGCGGTGTCTGCGGCGCGCCCGCTGGATACTGGGCATTCGGGCCAATCTCGGCGAAGCGGACCTGATCGACGGTGTGCCAAGACTCATCAAGGTTTGCTCCGCGCGCTTCGTACCCGAACTGGTGCGCCGTGCTCTGCCTGGTCTCACCCTGCTGCATCTGCCTGTGCCGCCTTCCGCTATTCGCGCAGAAGCGGACAAACAATACTTCGCGATTGATCTATCAGGCCCCTGCTGGGAACACATTCTGCAAAGCAAGCGCGTCGGCGTTTATATTCCCGGAGAGATTGCCGAAGCGGACTTTGATCTCACAGTGGTGGTCGAGCCCAACGTCTGA